In Oceanotoga teriensis, the DNA window AGAAGAACCTATAGCAAAAGTCTCGATAATGATCTTAAAATTCCATTTAAACGGATTAAAATTAAAATTCAAAATACCTTTATTTGTAAGATAATACAAAAGTAAAAAACTAAAACCAATAATTTGGGAAATAACAGTTGCAAGAGCTGCTCCTCTTATACCCATATCAAAAGTAAAAATAAAAATAGGATCGAGAATAATATTCATACCAGCAGAAATCAATAAACTAAACATAGAAATATTAGCAGCACCTTCTGCCCTTACAGTATTATTAAAAATCATACCCAAAACAAAAAATACACTCCCATATATTATGACTTGCATATAATCTTTAGCATAAGGTAAAATAGTTTCGGTTGCTCCAAATAAAGATAAAAGCTGATCCAAAAACAAACTTCCAAAAATAGTTATAATCAAACCCATAACAATACCTGTAGAAACCATATTTCCAAAAGTAAGCTCTGCTTTATCCTTATCTTTTGCTCCAAGACTTCTCGAAATAATAGAAGCTCCACCAATACCTATCATCTGCCCAAAAGCCATAACAACCATTTGAATAGGAAATCCTATTGAAATAGCTGCAATTCCTAAAGTTCCAACTCCTCTACCAATAAAAATAGTATCAACAAAATTATAAAGAGCCTGAACCATCATAGCAATTGTAGCTGGCAAGGAAAGCTTCAAAAGAAGCTTTCCAATAGATTCATTCTCCATCATCTTTTCTCTATCTGTCATAAAAAACACTCCTCATGTATCACTCTTATTAAGTTCTAAAATATTGTTTATCATAATATCCAAAGTATTCAAAAATTTTTCAATATCATCATCAGAAATTCCTTTAGTTATAGCATTTTCCCATGCAATTATCTCTTTTCTGATGAGTTTTTCATATTTAATGGCTTTCTCAGTAACATAAATTCTATTCTTTCTCTTATCTTTATCATCAACCTTCTTAACAACATAACCCTCTTTCATAAGTTTCTTAATAGCTCTTGCAGTATTAGATTTATCTATTTCCAATATCCGACTCAAATCTTCTTGAGTCAATCCATCCTCTTCTCTAACCAAATAAATTAAAAAATGAATCTGTCCCTTTCCAAGATTGTATTTACCTATTATATCCAAAAAAACATGATGTGAATTTCTCGATA includes these proteins:
- a CDS encoding MATE family efflux transporter gives rise to the protein MTDREKMMENESIGKLLLKLSLPATIAMMVQALYNFVDTIFIGRGVGTLGIAAISIGFPIQMVVMAFGQMIGIGGASIISRSLGAKDKDKAELTFGNMVSTGIVMGLIITIFGSLFLDQLLSLFGATETILPYAKDYMQVIIYGSVFFVLGMIFNNTVRAEGAANISMFSLLISAGMNIILDPIFIFTFDMGIRGAALATVISQIIGFSFLLLYYLTNKGILNFNFNPFKWNFKIIIETFAIGSSAFARQVAGSVMAIVLNNLLAVYGGDLSIAIYGVINRLIMFTLMPLFGVAQGYLPISGFNYGAKKFDRVKEVMSLSMIVTSIFSTTGFIILQFFPHFLIGIFSKDLELISQGAPALRIASACIWVVGFQVIGSSLFQAIGKAGPALILSMSRQILIFIPMAFLMSNLFGLLGIWLSFPISDGLSALITLYFVLKENKIMKTKIANDPVYSEK
- a CDS encoding MarR family winged helix-turn-helix transcriptional regulator: MDDLKYIGRRLSCLSRNSHHVFLDIIGKYNLGKGQIHFLIYLVREEDGLTQEDLSRILEIDKSNTARAIKKLMKEGYVVKKVDDKDKRKNRIYVTEKAIKYEKLIRKEIIAWENAITKGISDDDIEKFLNTLDIMINNILELNKSDT